The Polycladomyces zharkentensis genome includes a window with the following:
- a CDS encoding rhodanese-like domain-containing protein translates to MSEKVYQDIAAEELSQTFARERERFVVVDVRTDEEFQSGHIPGAIHIPHDEMEERAHELESVKDRDILLVCRSGRRSVIAAHVLADKGFRRLFNLEGGMLEWTGPVTTE, encoded by the coding sequence ATGAGCGAGAAAGTGTATCAGGATATTGCGGCTGAGGAGTTGAGCCAAACCTTTGCGCGTGAGAGGGAACGGTTTGTGGTCGTTGACGTCCGGACAGACGAGGAGTTTCAATCCGGGCACATTCCGGGGGCGATTCACATTCCCCACGATGAAATGGAAGAACGGGCGCACGAGCTGGAATCGGTTAAAGACCGGGATATTTTGCTGGTTTGCAGAAGTGGCAGACGTAGCGTCATCGCCGCTCATGTTTTGGCCGACAAAGGATTTCGCCGATTGTTCAACCTGGAGGGAGGCATGTTGGAATGGACCGGACCGGTGACAACGGAGTGA
- the cysK gene encoding cysteine synthase A: protein MDRTGDNGVKTRLKGPFPRAVDNITDLIGKTPLVRLNRLPSPDDAEVYVKLEKFNPGGSVKDRTAYSMIRAAEEAGKLKPGATIVEPTSGNTGIGLALVGAARGYRTILVMPDTMSQERINILKAYGAEVVLSPGHERMPGAIRVAKEILEKTPGAFMPLQFENEANPEVHRRTTAREIIEQMGDHLDAFVATAGTGGTITGTGEVLKQHYPNLYIAVVEPKGSPVLAGGQPGPHKIPGTSPGFIPPILNQDIYDEIFHVTDEDAAETARKLARLEGILVGPSSGASVWTALQVARRLGRGKRVVCIAPDTGERYLSTDLFASE from the coding sequence ATGGACCGGACCGGTGACAACGGAGTGAAAACGAGGTTGAAGGGACCGTTTCCCCGGGCTGTGGACAATATTACCGATCTGATCGGGAAGACGCCGTTGGTCCGGCTCAATCGCCTCCCCTCGCCCGATGATGCCGAGGTATACGTGAAGCTGGAGAAGTTCAACCCCGGCGGCAGTGTGAAAGATCGCACCGCATACAGCATGATCCGGGCTGCCGAAGAGGCGGGAAAACTGAAACCGGGTGCCACCATTGTCGAACCCACCAGCGGCAATACCGGTATCGGGCTGGCTCTGGTGGGAGCCGCGCGCGGATATCGGACCATCCTGGTGATGCCGGATACGATGAGTCAGGAACGGATCAACATTTTGAAGGCGTACGGGGCGGAGGTGGTCCTCTCGCCCGGCCATGAACGGATGCCCGGTGCGATCCGTGTTGCCAAAGAAATTTTGGAGAAAACGCCCGGTGCGTTTATGCCGCTTCAGTTTGAGAATGAAGCCAATCCCGAAGTCCATCGACGGACAACTGCGCGGGAGATTATCGAGCAGATGGGGGATCACCTCGATGCGTTCGTGGCGACGGCGGGAACCGGAGGGACCATTACCGGTACGGGTGAAGTGTTGAAACAGCATTACCCCAACTTGTATATTGCCGTGGTCGAGCCGAAGGGATCGCCCGTGTTGGCCGGCGGTCAACCGGGGCCGCACAAGATTCCGGGAACGAGTCCCGGTTTCATCCCCCCGATTTTGAATCAGGACATTTATGACGAGATTTTCCACGTAACAGACGAGGATGCGGCAGAAACGGCCCGGAAACTGGCCCGGCTGGAAGGCATCCTGGTGGGACCTTCCTCCGGCGCATCGGTATGGACTGCATTGCAAGTGGCCAGACGGTTGGGCAGAGGCAAACGGGTTGTCTGCATCGCCCCGGATACCGGTGAACGGTACTTGAGCACCGACCTGTTCGCCTCGGAATGA
- a CDS encoding class I SAM-dependent methyltransferase, with protein sequence MMRPLEKILVEEIKRAPGGSIPFIRFMELALYHPLWGYYHQKRPKWGKRGDYYTSPMVGDVFGRVMSGVLETMHRSFGTTGSWAVVEFGGGDGRWAEQLLEGLSASTAFSFLTYVMVETSADHRRRQRERLARFGSKIMWVERPESVLRAVPCVVLSNELIDAFPVHRLRKENGQWREIHVSWDEKRRLHELTRPITDPALLRYVGQWEKSWPDGTETEVNTRARAWLNQVAANLREGFVVTFDYGGRDEEVRGPHRPEGTIRCYSRHHVHRRLYDAPGESDITADVNFDDLMRWGRKAGLETVWYGPQSRFLVNAGILRLLTELHDPDPFSASARRNRAIRHLVLSEGMGERFRVLIQAKGVKIDGVAESLHAGK encoded by the coding sequence ATGATGCGGCCTCTGGAAAAGATATTGGTGGAGGAAATCAAGCGTGCCCCCGGCGGTTCGATCCCATTTATCCGGTTTATGGAGCTGGCGTTGTATCATCCGCTTTGGGGTTATTATCATCAAAAACGGCCAAAATGGGGCAAGCGCGGAGATTATTACACCAGTCCGATGGTGGGGGACGTGTTTGGGCGTGTCATGAGCGGTGTGCTGGAAACCATGCACCGCTCTTTTGGCACGACAGGATCTTGGGCGGTTGTCGAATTCGGCGGAGGGGACGGCCGCTGGGCGGAACAATTGCTGGAAGGCCTGAGCGCATCGACCGCATTTTCTTTTCTTACCTATGTCATGGTGGAGACAAGTGCCGATCATCGGCGCCGGCAACGGGAGCGGCTGGCACGCTTCGGATCAAAGATCATGTGGGTGGAACGGCCGGAGTCTGTATTGCGCGCCGTTCCTTGCGTCGTGCTCAGTAACGAACTGATCGATGCATTTCCGGTGCATCGGTTGCGCAAAGAAAATGGACAGTGGCGGGAAATTCACGTCTCCTGGGATGAAAAGCGCCGCCTGCATGAACTCACGCGTCCGATCACCGATCCCGCATTGCTCCGGTACGTGGGGCAATGGGAGAAATCGTGGCCGGACGGAACGGAAACAGAGGTCAACACCCGGGCGCGGGCATGGTTGAATCAAGTGGCCGCAAATTTGCGGGAAGGGTTTGTCGTCACCTTCGATTATGGCGGTCGGGATGAAGAAGTGCGCGGACCCCATCGGCCGGAAGGAACGATTCGCTGTTATTCCCGGCATCATGTGCATCGACGCTTGTATGATGCCCCCGGCGAATCGGACATCACCGCCGACGTCAATTTTGATGATTTGATGCGATGGGGAAGGAAGGCGGGATTGGAGACGGTCTGGTACGGTCCGCAATCGCGTTTTCTGGTCAACGCCGGCATTTTACGCCTGCTGACCGAACTCCATGACCCGGACCCGTTCAGTGCATCCGCCCGTCGGAACCGGGCCATCCGTCATCTCGTCCTTTCCGAGGGGATGGGGGAACGATTCCGCGTGCTGATTCAAGCAAAAGGGGTCAAGATCGATGGGGTGGCGGAAAGCCTGCATGCCGGGAAATGA
- the resA gene encoding thiol-disulfide oxidoreductase ResA: MNEQARFWTRRILLLIMAVMIGFAIYQTVNQKDDDAPEVGDPAPDFQLISLDGKPVKLSDYRGRYVLLNFWATWCPPCREEMPALEETYRAFRDQGWVVLGVNIAETKVTVGGFVRQQGVTFPIVLDADRSVTERYHVGPIPTSFLIGPDGRIRKKVVRPMDTGFARLIVQQVMSQDK; encoded by the coding sequence ATGAATGAACAGGCCAGATTTTGGACCCGGCGCATCCTGCTTCTGATCATGGCGGTGATGATCGGATTTGCCATCTATCAGACGGTGAATCAGAAAGACGATGATGCACCGGAAGTCGGTGATCCCGCACCGGATTTTCAGTTGATTTCTTTGGACGGAAAGCCCGTCAAGCTGAGCGATTATCGCGGTCGGTATGTTCTGCTCAATTTCTGGGCCACGTGGTGTCCGCCCTGTCGGGAGGAAATGCCCGCATTGGAGGAGACGTACCGCGCATTTCGCGATCAGGGCTGGGTCGTCCTGGGGGTCAATATCGCCGAGACGAAGGTGACGGTAGGTGGTTTTGTCCGTCAGCAAGGGGTTACGTTTCCGATCGTACTCGACGCTGATCGGAGTGTGACGGAACGCTATCATGTGGGACCGATTCCCACCTCGTTTCTCATCGGACCGGATGGTCGGATTCGGAAAAAAGTGGTTCGACCGATGGATACGGGCTTTGCCCGGTTGATTGTTCAGCAAGTGATGTCCCAGGACAAATAA